A window from Aphelocoma coerulescens isolate FSJ_1873_10779 unplaced genomic scaffold, UR_Acoe_1.0 HiC_scaffold_100, whole genome shotgun sequence encodes these proteins:
- the LOC138100523 gene encoding coiled-coil domain-containing protein 171-like: MEFLIREKSETEKAYQETNAALKNLRRILRDMEIEPNGCSEMLRLQANYLDFKAKQQERLMRELEAATVKTKKLEENAEAARVAHLQCKYTTEIMQIQSPGILETHLSVQPGSPLQN, from the exons ATGGAATTCCTCATCAGAGAAAAATCTGAAACAGAAAAGGCCTATCAG GAAACGAATGCTGCCCTGAAAAACCTGCGCAGGATATTGAGAGATATGGAGATAGAGCCCAACGGCTGCAGTGAGATGCTGAGGCTCCAGGCCAACTATCTGGATTTCAAAGCTAAACAGCAGGAGAGGCTCATGAGGGAACTGGAG GCAGCTACAGTGAAAACAAAGAAGCTGGAGGAAAACGCTGAAGCAGCACGAGTAGCACATTTGCAGTGTAAATACACTACAGAAATCATGCAG ATCCAAAGTCCTGGCATTCTGGAGACTCACTTATCAGTGCAGCCAGGAAGTCCTTTGCAAAACTGA